GTGGCCATTTGAAATTAGATTGGATTAAATTGAACTAAATGCTAATTGTATGAAAGAAATTACTCGTTCTGTTTAATATGATGTCAATtcaataaaacaaactattcCTTGGGTTTATGCCTCGCcaactattttcatttaacacCCAGTCTAACAGTGACTAACTGCCAATGACCAAATACTAATGGATGTTACCTTGATGCTACACGAACATTATATTCCTTGCCAGGATGATAGAATTCAGCAAGGCCCCAGTCAATCAAGCGAAGTTTTCTCAACTCATGGTCAATCATAACATTGTGAGGTTTAACATCCCTGTGCATTATCCCTTGAGAATGGCAATAATCCAATGCCTGTATCAAAAGAAATGGCTGCATCATATTACTGAGAAGAGCTATACAAAGTGGTGAAGACCCCCACACAGCTCTTATGAAACAAAGCTGACGATAGCAAGTTAAAGATAAACAGATCTTGGCTAATCAGCTTAAAATGTACCATAAGATCTATAACCCTTGTGAAAGAGGAATGGCCTTCATGAAATggattcaatttcttttagataATGGTACCTGTACCCATGCCCAACTAGTTCCTGACCCAAAAAAGATTATCCAAACATCTAAAACATACACGAGTTATAATTTCTAATCATTGCACCACTAGAGGTTGAAGAAACATACATTTCCATGAAGTATGCTTACCTTCAAAAGTTCATATATGTAGTAGCGTATATCATAATCAGTCAGTGTTGGATAAAGTACTTTGAAATCTGTGCTGTTCACATACTCAAAAATCAAGCTCGGTGTTTTTGAATGTTGATCTCTAACAATGTCAAAAAGCTTGACAATGTTTGGACCCCCACAGAGATTCTGAAGTAtttttatctctctctttatCTGCAGAAGATCAACTACATTTCAAATCCCATTGAACATACAGATCTCAAATAAGAACTAGAATCAAAATATGGCAATGTTCCACAGCATTGTTGAACACTTTTAGTTAACAGACGGAGAGTCGAAATATCTTTCTCATAAGCCATTGATAGAGACAAGACAACTGAAAGAAACgtaccttcttcttcttaacaGGCTTAAGGATTTTGATAATGCACCGCTCGttattattaacatttattcCCTCGAATACCTCACTATATTTTCCTCTTCCAACTTTTCGGACAACCTCATAATCGTCTTGATCACTAGGAATAGAGAgacaaaatccaataaaaagTCAGAAAAAGGAGCGACATATTGAATTAGAAGTTGAAAATAGGtacccaaaaaaaaaccaataatgAACAAAGAATGCTCCAGATTCATCCTCCATTTGATAGGGAAAGAAGTggattaaagtaaaattttccaaattcaGATCCAGTTTTATAAAGTACAGTCTCAATCTCAACGATCCCCAACTAAACCAAGTAGAATAGAACATGATAGAGAGATAGAAAACTACACACATTCAACTATCCCAATAATTGTATAAAATCAGTTCACTAGCAATTAAGCCTCAGATCATGCAGTGATGATTTATATACTCAGAAATGGGATACCATCGCAACAACCGATAACCCATCAATCAAGTTACCACCCACCAAAGGAAAAAACCACCGAAAACCTAGGGTTTCAAACTTACCCCCATTGAACAGCAAGAGATTCGTAATCCCAATAGTCCTTGGGGCGCAAAACATTGACATCTGCATACACGCGGGCTTTAGACATGAGTGGGTAGCTAGAGCCCAACAATCCGATCGGTGTGATCTTATCACCGTGAACAGCACCAACAGCAGAGCTGAAGAAGCTAGCGTCGGAAGAGGGTGGAAGGGGAGGGGAGCGTAAGGTGGGAGGGTGGGAGACAGGAAGGAGGAAAAAGACGGTGAAGACTAAGAGAAGACGGAGGGTGGCATGGTTCATGTGGCTGTGCAGTAGGCCATGAAAGAAGACATGAGCTTCGCAAGTGTAAActgagagaagagaagagaagaaaagagaaaggagaaagagaaagagcgGGACGGGTGACTCAAGTGGCTAATGGAGACGTCGTGATAGAGAGCGCATTATTGTTGTCGTTACAGTTTTGACGCATATACTTTGGCCTTCCTATTGCGTGTGCCACTGCCACTACCTCTCCCTTCTTTTTTCCCGTTCAATCTTACAATGGGGAACAGAGGAGAAAACGCAACTTGTCGGTCTTTCAAAATAGTGATATTTACAAGCTGTAACTACAATACCACTCATTATTAcactaatatttaaaagttttttttttctttttcattacacgtacaaaagtaacaaaaatatttcagacaaattataattgaataatttagtGGTATGattagatatttttctttcataatttaaaatatcaatttataaaattctcaatttcatGATCAATAATAACAGATCATGGTGGGtgggtttttattttgtttctaatcaattttttattctacatTTGCAAAAGTATAGAACACTATATTAAAAgtctatgtatatatatttagaaagaacctagaaaatatttcttaaaacagCTTGAAAATCTGTTAGCTAAAACCGTGAGTTAACTTACAAAAAAATCAtcgttggttttttttttcttttaattgttataGTCTATATGTAATGCAAGTGTAATAGTTAAACATGTAGCACTTCGATTAAATAAATTGGCatgtaataaatttcaacagttaaacatttcatattaaatgaaaaatattggaTTGTTGTATGACATTTTGTCCCAATCCAAAGAAATAGACagacttaaaaatatatttcgaattggaaaaaaaagtcctcataattgttaatattttagaaaatcttGTGTTACacgttagaaaaaaaaaacaagatttaAACATCATTTTAGTCCTATCACCTATGTACCTTTAAATGTCTAAATTTGGTTTATCttctttcaataaatcttaagaTCTGTCTTCTATTGGTAGCTTAAAGTTAATTGGTCACTCATAATAATACAACATCTTTGGTTAAGCTGTCTCAGCTCTCCTTGTTGGCCAAGATTTTGCACACCTACTTCAATTATATGTAAAAAGAAACTCctaaagaaaagagaagattaATTATTTCGCCTTTCACAATCTACCTTAAAGATTCTCATACAGCTTTAGGTTGGATTTGCTCAAAATCAAAAACCTCAAACATGATACGTCTCACATCAGGCTTTCCATAAACTACATACGAAAGTCCATGAAGAGCTTGCTGAACAGCCGTGGTGGCCGGGTTTCGAAGCCTCCTATTGTTCTCGTATGCATCTTGAACTTTTTCAGAATAGATGATAAGTTTATGAAGATATCTTTCCCTCAAATACCGTCCGCAAAACTTGTTCATGAGTAATCGCCGGTGCTTCACCTGCAACCACCTTCCAGGGGCATCTAAATGTTTCATTAACAGTCTCTCCGCCATCACGATATCCTTGAACAAAACACAATAGGACCGACCACCATAAGTTAGTTGCTTGATCCAAACATCAAGGATAGGATTTTGATAGAGAGAAAGCAGTACCTCCTCCCTAATAAATGTAAGAAAGGGTCTTACCTGGATCTTTTGGCCGAGGTATTCTAATCGTTCATAGCAGAAACGAGGGTGCTCAAACTTGTGTTTTGATGGGTGCAAAAAACAAAGCTgcatttgattaagaaatttcCTGAGTTTAGCTTGATCATGCTGTTCCACAGATTTTACATATAGCCTAAAAAGgtacttaaaagttaaaaccatTATATTGAATCGTTGATCAATATCAAGCAAGCAGGAATTCAACACTACTACATGCATTAGGCCTATTTGGTAATTGTTGGTTTtcggtttttaaaaaattaaacctataAACAATCATTCCACCTATAAATTCTTACcttatttgtttcaaaatgccacaccaaattttgaaaactaaagaaaaacttgtatttgttatttaaatatgGCTAGAATTGAACTTTTAAGTGAAGAAAGATTCAAATCATCGtaagaaattagaagaaaatagacttaattttcaaaaacaaaaaacaaaagtcaaaTGGTTACTAAACGAAGCCTTAATTATCCTCCTTACACgtgaaatataacaaagttccAGCCATCAAATAACAAAGTTCCAGCCATCACGCTGATAAACACATCCACACGTACAAGACAATAAAAACTGACGTTGAGAATGTATAATAATATGATCATCGCGTGGTTATGAACGAGAGAAGAAAAATCGTGTGTGTGTGGGGTGGGCAATACCTGCAGTCCAAGTCCAAGTTCAATATTTCTTGCTTCCGTGATGTCAGGAATTTTATCAGTAACAGGTAAAGGGTATCCTAGTGCTTGCATGACTTGAGGTCGGCTATCATAATCCCATATATTACCTCGGAATCGATGCATGCCAGGTGGGACACAAGCTCGAAAGAGCCTAGGGTGTGCAAATAGAGCATCTTCTGGAGGCTGAAAAATGAGAGAAGGAACAGAATTACAAGAGTGGATTTCATTATTAAGAAGGAtagataatagaaaaatagtttactgtgctgttaaaaaaaaacatgaaactaACCTTATAGGAGACCATATCTTGCCAGCCGATCCTTTTGTCTTCAAATTCAACAGAAACATAGTCTACATCTTCGAGTTGCCTGCGTAACCTTGGTTCACATTCCTTTGCATCTGGATCCATTCCGAATACCTCAAAAAGGACCCGGTACACTTCTGGCATtccaaaacataaatatattgcCCCAAACAAAGCCCAAAATACAGATCTGctcaaagaaaattaattttaggatCACATTGTTGAAA
This DNA window, taken from Cucumis sativus cultivar 9930 chromosome 6, Cucumber_9930_V3, whole genome shotgun sequence, encodes the following:
- the LOC101207095 gene encoding casein kinase II subunit alpha-2, with the translated sequence MNHATLRLLLVFTVFFLLPVSHPPTLRSPPLPPSSDASFFSSAVGAVHGDKITPIGLLGSSYPLMSKARVYADVNVLRPKDYWDYESLAVQWGDQDDYEVVRKVGRGKYSEVFEGINVNNNERCIIKILKPVKKKKIKREIKILQNLCGGPNIVKLFDIVRDQHSKTPSLIFEYVNSTDFKVLYPTLTDYDIRYYIYELLKALDYCHSQGIMHRDVKPHNVMIDHELRKLRLIDWGLAEFYHPGKEYNVRVASRYFKGPELLVDLQDYDYSLDMWSLGCMFAGMIFRKEPFFYGHDNHDQLVKIAKVLGTDELNAYLNKYHLELDPQLDALVGRHSRKPWSKFINADNQHLVSPEAIDFLDKLLRYDHQDRLTAREAMAHPYFSQVRAAENSRMRTQ
- the LOC101207336 gene encoding ribonuclease III domain-containing protein RNC1, chloroplastic isoform X1; its protein translation is MELSSSFVKLSSPSNYSFSSSLTPFIVKIHPNHPIFPNPSSANLRVFAVAVDPQQELPKNNPQRLLKELAERKRATSPKKKVPPRRFILRPPLDDKRLAERFLNSPQLTLKSFPLLSSCLPSSRLNNADKTWMDEYLLEAKQALGYPLEPSDSYGDDNPAKQFDTLLYLAFQHPSCERTKARHIRSGHSRLFFLGQYVLELALAEYFLQRYPRESPGPMRERVFALIGKRNLPKWIKAASLQNLIFPYDDMDKIIRKDREPPVKSVFWALFGAIYLCFGMPEVYRVLFEVFGMDPDAKECEPRLRRQLEDVDYVSVEFEDKRIGWQDMVSYKPPEDALFAHPRLFRACVPPGMHRFRGNIWDYDSRPQVMQALGYPLPVTDKIPDITEARNIELGLGLQLCFLHPSKHKFEHPRFCYERLEYLGQKIQDIVMAERLLMKHLDAPGRWLQVKHRRLLMNKFCGRYLRERYLHKLIIYSEKVQDAYENNRRLRNPATTAVQQALHGLSYVVYGKPDVRRIMFEVFDFEQIQPKAV
- the LOC101207336 gene encoding ribonuclease III domain-containing protein RNC1, chloroplastic isoform X2, with amino-acid sequence MQLCFLHPSKHKFEHPRFCYERLEYLGQKIQDIVMAERLLMKHLDAPGRWLQVKHRRLLMNKFCGRYLRERYLHKLIIYSEKVQDAYENNRRLRNPATTAVQQALHGLSYVVYGKPDVRRIMFEVFDFEQIQPKAV